In Nitrospinota bacterium, a single window of DNA contains:
- a CDS encoding transcriptional regulator NrdR — FASVYRQFQDIEAFKSEIDKLMNK; from the coding sequence TTTTGCCTCAGTCTACAGGCAATTTCAAGATATTGAGGCATTTAAGAGCGAAATTGATAAATTAATGAACAAGTAA